The Aquila chrysaetos chrysaetos chromosome 6, bAquChr1.4, whole genome shotgun sequence genome window below encodes:
- the DNAJC11 gene encoding dnaJ homolog subfamily C member 11 isoform X3, with product MAAALGEEVPDNEDYYSLLNVRREASQEELKAAYRRLCMLYHPDKHRDPELKTQAERLFNLVHQAYEVLSDPQTRAIYDIYGRRGLEMEGWEVVERKRTPAEIREEFERLQREREERRLQQRTNPKGTISVGIDATDLFDRYDEEYEDVPGSSFPQIEINKMHISQSIEAPLTATDTAILSGNLSTQNGNGGGSINVALRRVTSAKGWGELEFGAGDLQGPLFGLKIFRNLTPRCFITTNCALQFSSRGIRPGLTTVLARNLDKNTMGYLQWRWGIQSAMNTSIVRDTKTSHFTVALQLGIPHSFMMVSYQHKFQDEDQTRVKGSLKAGFFGTIVEYGAERKISRHSILGATVSVGVPQGVSLKIKLNRASQTYFFPVHLTDQLLPSAVFYATVGPLVIYFAMHRLIIKPYLRAQKERELEKQRENTASDILQKKQEAEAAVRLMQESVRRIIEAEEARMAYTVCSWIITEI from the exons ATGGCGGCGGCCTTGGGGGAGGAGGTGCCGGACAACGAGGACTACTACTCGCTGCTCAACGTGCGGCGGGAG GCCTCTCAGGAAGAGCTAAAAGCTGCCTACCGCCGACTGTGTATGCTCTACCATCCAGACAAGCACAGAGACCCAGAGCTCAAAACGCAAGCTGAGCGGCTGTTTAACCTTGTTCACCAAGCTTATGAAG TGCTTAGTGATCCACAGACCAGAGCCATCTATGACATATATGGGAGGAGAGGACTGGAAATGGAAGGATGGGAG GTtgtggaaaggaagagaactccagctgaaatcaggGAAGAATTTGAGCGtttgcagagagagagggaagaaagaagactgCAGCAGCGAACTAATCCAAAG GGAACAATTAGTGTTGGAATAGATGCCACTGACCTCTTTGATCGTTACGACGAAGAATACGAAGATGTGCCTGGGAGCAGCTTTCCCCAGATTGAGATaaacaaaatgcacatatcCCAGTCCATTGAG GCACCACTGACTGCCACGGACACAGCAATACTGTCTGGTAACCTTTCCACCCAGAATGGGAATGGAGGTGGATCGATTAATGTTGCTCTGAGACGAGTGACATCTGCCAAGGGATGGGGAGAG TTGGAGTTTGGAGCAGGAGACCTTCAGGGACCTCTCTTCGGTCTGAAGATATTCCGTAATCTTACACCAAGATG TTTCATCACTACAAACTGTGCCCTGCAGTTTTCGTCGCGTGGGATCCGCCCAGGCCTCACCACGGTCCTAGCCCGCAACCTCGACAAGAACACGATGGGGTACTTACAGTGGCGGTGGGGCATCCAGTCAGCCATGAACACTAGTATTGTCCGGGATACAAAGACCAGCCATTTCACTGTGGCGTTACAG CTGGGAATCCCCCATTCTTTCATGATGGTCAGTTATCAGCATAAGTTTCAGGATGAGGATCAAACACGAGTGAAAGGTTCTCTCAA GGCGGGTTTCTTTGGGACCATAGTGGAGTACggagcagagaggaagattTCCAGACACAGCATTTTAGGAGCCACCGTCAGTGTTGGTGTTCCCCAAGGAGTGTCCTTGAAAATCAA GTTAAATAGAGCTAGCCAGACCTACTTCTTCCCTGTCCACCTAACAGATCAGCTGCTTCCCAGTGCTGTATTCTATGCCACCGTGGGACCTCTAGTTATCTACTTCGCCATGCATAGGCTAATCATCAAACCCTACCTCAGGGCACAAAAGGAGAG agagctggagaagcaAAGGGAGAATACAGCCAGCGACATCCTTCAGAAGAAGCAGGAGGCTGAAGCTGCG GTTCGGTTAATGCAAGAGTCTGTCCGGAGGATAATTGAAGCGGAGGAAGCCAGAATGG
- the DNAJC11 gene encoding dnaJ homolog subfamily C member 11 isoform X2 yields MAAALGEEVPDNEDYYSLLNVRREASQEELKAAYRRLCMLYHPDKHRDPELKTQAERLFNLVHQAYEVLSDPQTRAIYDIYGRRGLEMEGWEVVERKRTPAEIREEFERLQREREERRLQQRTNPKGTISVGIDATDLFDRYDEEYEDVPGSSFPQIEINKMHISQSIEAPLTATDTAILSGNLSTQNGNGGGSINVALRRVTSAKGWGELEFGAGDLQGPLFGLKIFRNLTPRCFITTNCALQFSSRGIRPGLTTVLARNLDKNTMGYLQWRWGIQSAMNTSIVRDTKTSHFTVALQLGIPHSFMMVSYQHKFQDEDQTRVKGSLKAGFFGTIVEYGAERKISRHSILGATVSVGVPQGVSLKIKLNRASQTYFFPVHLTDQLLPSAVFYATVGPLVIYFAMHRLIIKPYLRAQKERELEKQRENTASDILQKKQEAEAAVRLMQESVRRIIEAEEARMAISKQMFQSELTSTWTAASAWR; encoded by the exons ATGGCGGCGGCCTTGGGGGAGGAGGTGCCGGACAACGAGGACTACTACTCGCTGCTCAACGTGCGGCGGGAG GCCTCTCAGGAAGAGCTAAAAGCTGCCTACCGCCGACTGTGTATGCTCTACCATCCAGACAAGCACAGAGACCCAGAGCTCAAAACGCAAGCTGAGCGGCTGTTTAACCTTGTTCACCAAGCTTATGAAG TGCTTAGTGATCCACAGACCAGAGCCATCTATGACATATATGGGAGGAGAGGACTGGAAATGGAAGGATGGGAG GTtgtggaaaggaagagaactccagctgaaatcaggGAAGAATTTGAGCGtttgcagagagagagggaagaaagaagactgCAGCAGCGAACTAATCCAAAG GGAACAATTAGTGTTGGAATAGATGCCACTGACCTCTTTGATCGTTACGACGAAGAATACGAAGATGTGCCTGGGAGCAGCTTTCCCCAGATTGAGATaaacaaaatgcacatatcCCAGTCCATTGAG GCACCACTGACTGCCACGGACACAGCAATACTGTCTGGTAACCTTTCCACCCAGAATGGGAATGGAGGTGGATCGATTAATGTTGCTCTGAGACGAGTGACATCTGCCAAGGGATGGGGAGAG TTGGAGTTTGGAGCAGGAGACCTTCAGGGACCTCTCTTCGGTCTGAAGATATTCCGTAATCTTACACCAAGATG TTTCATCACTACAAACTGTGCCCTGCAGTTTTCGTCGCGTGGGATCCGCCCAGGCCTCACCACGGTCCTAGCCCGCAACCTCGACAAGAACACGATGGGGTACTTACAGTGGCGGTGGGGCATCCAGTCAGCCATGAACACTAGTATTGTCCGGGATACAAAGACCAGCCATTTCACTGTGGCGTTACAG CTGGGAATCCCCCATTCTTTCATGATGGTCAGTTATCAGCATAAGTTTCAGGATGAGGATCAAACACGAGTGAAAGGTTCTCTCAA GGCGGGTTTCTTTGGGACCATAGTGGAGTACggagcagagaggaagattTCCAGACACAGCATTTTAGGAGCCACCGTCAGTGTTGGTGTTCCCCAAGGAGTGTCCTTGAAAATCAA GTTAAATAGAGCTAGCCAGACCTACTTCTTCCCTGTCCACCTAACAGATCAGCTGCTTCCCAGTGCTGTATTCTATGCCACCGTGGGACCTCTAGTTATCTACTTCGCCATGCATAGGCTAATCATCAAACCCTACCTCAGGGCACAAAAGGAGAG agagctggagaagcaAAGGGAGAATACAGCCAGCGACATCCTTCAGAAGAAGCAGGAGGCTGAAGCTGCG GTTCGGTTAATGCAAGAGTCTGTCCGGAGGATAATTGAAGCGGAGGAAGCCAGAATGG